A genome region from Flavobacterium sp. includes the following:
- a CDS encoding TonB-dependent receptor: protein MKKMKNWLLTGLFFMIVSTVFSQGKVTGTITDGTGSLPGANVQIKGSSTATSTDFDGKFTLNSTTSVGEIVISYLGYENQTVKFSVSNGATTNLGTIVLTSNSNELSEIVVKSTVVDIAKDRKTPVAVSTIKAAEIQQKLGTQEFPEILRNTPSVYVTKSGGGFGDSRINIRGFNQNNIAVMINGMPVNDMENGSVYWSNWAGLSDVTSAMQVQRGLGSSKLATPSVGGTINIVTKSSDMKEGGSFSSGFGNARNFKIQGSYNTGKLENGLSASILLSQTMGDGYVNGTPFEGSNYFVALGYSTKNDKHDFQLTVTGAPQWHNQRSTVSTIATYQKYGSLDEPNIRYNADAGYLNGQEYNIRKNYYHKPIASLNWDYKINETTKLSTVLYASMGRGAGASATGGIGGNVYNASVFLLPNGMVNYDKIQAWNNGTGQVFFNGQNRTRTMIGGVYQNSSNTGRSGAGTTASPYVYNTTSGISQTSSINSHDWYGAVINLNKKLSNTLTLDFGLDARTYTGYHFTVVNDLLGASEFYDNTVASLKPAGRHITATYPTDVQWNVFDKKDYEKISFNSTGKVRWYGAFTQLEYSKDNLTAFVQGAISQQGFKREDNFVYLPTDPLSSTDYENILGGNVKGGANYNLNEKNNVYVNAGYYSRQPFFNSVYPNNRSTVNPNLTNEKIIGFEAGYGFRSRFLNATLNVYNTTWNDRYLKGNALPSDATTYTEYVGLNEVHSGVELEAYSNITDKLKLNAMFSYGIWEYKGNATVNAYYQADNTPVAGYTATTVYMDKVKVGDAAQMTASLGASYEVLTRVTVDANYNYNDKLYAGLSPINFADPNNKGALELPSYGLFDAGFSYKMLVGKDKDKSVNFRLNVNNLFDKIYIAESRTNIFADDNVSSNAAAGTYVSNNRLYKGVADANQVFFGFGRTWNFALRYDF, encoded by the coding sequence ATGAAGAAAATGAAAAATTGGTTACTTACTGGACTATTTTTTATGATAGTTTCAACCGTATTTTCTCAAGGAAAAGTTACTGGTACTATTACCGATGGTACAGGTTCATTACCAGGAGCAAACGTACAGATCAAAGGATCTTCTACGGCAACTTCAACAGATTTTGATGGTAAATTTACCCTCAATTCAACAACAAGTGTAGGAGAAATTGTTATCTCTTACTTAGGTTACGAAAACCAAACTGTTAAATTTTCAGTTTCAAATGGTGCAACTACTAACTTAGGAACTATCGTTTTGACATCAAACTCAAACGAACTAAGTGAAATTGTTGTTAAAAGTACAGTAGTAGATATTGCTAAAGACAGAAAAACTCCGGTTGCTGTTTCTACAATTAAAGCTGCTGAAATTCAGCAAAAGCTTGGTACTCAAGAATTTCCTGAAATTTTAAGAAACACTCCGTCAGTTTACGTTACTAAATCAGGTGGTGGATTTGGAGATTCAAGAATTAACATTCGTGGATTTAACCAAAACAACATTGCTGTTATGATTAACGGTATGCCGGTTAACGACATGGAAAATGGTTCTGTTTACTGGAGTAACTGGGCTGGTTTATCAGATGTAACATCTGCTATGCAGGTTCAAAGAGGTTTAGGTTCTTCTAAATTAGCAACTCCATCTGTAGGAGGTACTATCAACATTGTTACTAAATCTTCTGACATGAAAGAAGGAGGATCATTTTCTTCTGGATTTGGTAACGCAAGAAACTTTAAAATTCAAGGTTCGTACAATACTGGTAAATTAGAAAATGGACTTTCTGCTTCTATCTTACTATCTCAAACAATGGGAGATGGATATGTTAATGGAACTCCTTTTGAAGGTTCAAACTATTTCGTTGCTTTAGGATATAGCACTAAAAATGATAAACACGATTTTCAATTAACAGTAACAGGAGCGCCACAATGGCATAACCAAAGATCTACTGTATCTACAATCGCTACATACCAAAAATATGGTTCTCTTGACGAGCCAAACATTAGATATAATGCTGATGCTGGTTATTTAAATGGTCAGGAATATAACATCAGAAAAAACTACTACCACAAACCAATTGCTTCTCTTAACTGGGATTATAAAATCAACGAAACTACTAAACTTTCTACTGTTCTTTACGCTTCTATGGGTCGTGGAGCTGGTGCAAGTGCTACTGGTGGTATTGGAGGAAATGTTTACAACGCTTCTGTTTTCTTATTACCAAACGGTATGGTTAATTATGACAAAATCCAAGCATGGAATAATGGTACAGGACAAGTTTTCTTCAATGGACAAAACAGAACTAGAACAATGATTGGTGGTGTTTACCAAAATAGCTCAAACACAGGTAGATCTGGAGCAGGAACTACTGCATCTCCATATGTCTACAACACTACTTCAGGTATTTCACAAACTTCTTCTATCAACTCTCATGACTGGTATGGAGCTGTAATTAACCTGAATAAAAAATTATCAAACACCTTAACTTTAGATTTCGGTCTTGATGCTAGAACTTACACAGGATACCACTTTACAGTAGTAAATGATTTATTAGGAGCTAGTGAATTTTATGATAATACTGTTGCTAGTTTAAAACCAGCTGGAAGACATATTACTGCTACTTACCCTACAGATGTTCAATGGAATGTTTTCGATAAAAAAGATTACGAAAAAATCTCATTTAACAGTACTGGAAAAGTTAGATGGTATGGCGCATTTACTCAATTAGAGTATTCTAAAGATAATTTAACTGCATTTGTACAAGGTGCAATTTCTCAACAAGGGTTTAAAAGAGAAGATAATTTCGTTTACTTGCCAACAGATCCATTGTCTTCTACTGATTACGAAAATATCTTAGGTGGAAACGTAAAAGGTGGTGCTAACTACAACCTTAACGAAAAAAACAATGTTTATGTTAACGCTGGTTATTATTCAAGACAACCATTCTTTAACTCAGTTTATCCAAACAACAGATCTACAGTAAACCCTAACCTTACTAACGAGAAAATTATTGGATTTGAAGCTGGATATGGTTTCCGTTCTAGATTCTTAAATGCTACTTTAAACGTTTACAACACTACTTGGAATGACCGATACCTAAAAGGTAATGCATTACCAAGTGACGCAACTACATATACAGAATATGTTGGTCTTAACGAAGTTCACTCAGGAGTTGAGTTAGAAGCATACTCTAACATTACAGATAAATTAAAGCTTAACGCTATGTTCTCTTATGGAATTTGGGAATATAAAGGTAATGCTACTGTTAATGCTTACTACCAGGCAGATAATACACCTGTAGCAGGATATACTGCAACTACTGTATATATGGATAAAGTAAAAGTTGGTGACGCTGCTCAAATGACAGCTTCTTTAGGAGCTTCTTACGAGGTTTTAACTAGAGTAACTGTTGACGCTAACTACAACTATAATGATAAATTATATGCTGGATTAAGCCCTATTAACTTTGCAGATCCAAACAACAAAGGAGCTTTAGAATTACCTTCTTATGGTTTATTTGATGCAGGTTTCTCATACAAAATGTTAGTAGGTAAAGACAAAGACAAATCAGTTAACTTCAGATTGAACGTAAACAACTTATTTGACAAAATTTATATTGCTGAATCTAGAACAAACATTTTTGCTGATGACAATGTAAGTTCAAATGCTGCTGCAGGAACTTATGTTTCAAACAACAGATTATATAAAGGTGTAGCTGATGCTAACCAAGTATTCTTCGGTTTCGGAAGAACTTGGAACTTCGCACTACGTTACGATTTCTAA